One bacterium genomic window carries:
- a CDS encoding Na/Pi symporter — translation MSPRVLRFIPGLVRGLLFLVLLYLFLFSIDLLGSSFKMLGKGVAEGLLSATTNPFAGLMIGILTTAIVQSSSLTTSLIVALVSAGGITVHNAVPIVMGANIGTTITCAIVSLGHIRRNDEFERAYAGANVHDMFNVLSVIVLLPLQLATGFLDTAAHYLSAVFYGSQAGGFDSPLKPLIQPLVKLTHGFMIDRAGFSECVTGIISVAISLALVFVALAYIVKLMRRATSSRAEHWIQRVFSANPYFVFAIGLALTAIIQSSSITTSMLVPLVGAGLINLEQAFPVTVGANIGTTVTALLATLAGNQNGLTIAFVHLLFNICGTLVFFVPPFMRRIPIVISRFLAHYFVRHKKLVFVYIITMFFLIPLLGMLITERL, via the coding sequence ATGTCTCCACGCGTATTGAGATTTATTCCGGGTCTCGTGCGGGGGCTGCTATTCCTCGTACTTCTTTATTTGTTCCTCTTTTCAATCGACCTGTTGGGAAGCTCATTCAAGATGCTGGGTAAGGGCGTTGCCGAGGGCCTGCTCTCCGCCACGACCAACCCCTTCGCAGGGCTCATGATCGGCATACTCACGACCGCGATAGTGCAGAGCTCCTCGCTCACCACGTCGCTGATTGTGGCGCTTGTGTCGGCAGGCGGAATAACAGTGCACAACGCGGTCCCGATAGTCATGGGCGCGAATATCGGCACGACGATCACGTGCGCGATCGTCTCGCTCGGGCACATAAGACGCAACGACGAGTTCGAGCGCGCGTACGCCGGCGCCAATGTGCACGACATGTTCAACGTGTTGTCGGTGATCGTTCTCTTGCCGCTGCAGCTGGCGACCGGTTTCCTGGACACGGCTGCGCATTATCTCTCCGCCGTGTTCTACGGCTCCCAGGCCGGCGGTTTCGACAGTCCGCTGAAACCGCTGATCCAGCCGCTGGTGAAGCTGACCCACGGCTTCATGATCGACAGGGCCGGCTTCTCCGAATGCGTCACAGGCATAATCAGCGTTGCGATATCGCTGGCGCTGGTCTTTGTCGCTCTAGCCTACATCGTGAAGCTCATGCGCAGGGCCACATCATCCAGGGCGGAGCACTGGATACAGCGCGTATTCTCCGCCAACCCCTATTTCGTCTTCGCCATAGGGCTTGCACTCACTGCCATAATCCAGTCCAGCTCCATCACAACGTCGATGCTGGTGCCGCTGGTGGGCGCGGGTCTGATCAATCTGGAGCAGGCCTTCCCAGTAACGGTCGGCGCCAACATAGGCACGACGGTGACCGCGCTGCTGGCCACGCTGGCAGGCAACCAGAATGGACTCACCATCGCGTTCGTTCACCTGCTCTTCAACATCTGCGGCACTCTCGTATTCTTCGTGCCGCCGTTCATGCGCAGGATACCGATCGTCATCTCCAGGTTCCTGGCTCATTATTTCGTGAGGCACAAGAAGCTGGTGTTCGTTTACATAATCACGATGTTCTTCCTCATACCCCTCTTGGGCATGCTCATCACCGAGCGGCTTTGA
- a CDS encoding transcriptional repressor, which yields MLRDFCTSKGLHKSGVREMILLKFLSSEHHITAAEFWEKLKKDHRSLDLKTVQSALCLLVGAGLARELRLEDGSLIYEHAFAHRHHDHLICRRCGEMIEFANPDIEELQEEVAGRHGFVVEDHTLSLYGVCSRCAKKAVKEPLSALSVEEELTPLEKLKPGQRGVVRRIDGGRGIENRLAAMNIRPGKLITKISAMLMGGPVVVSVDGRQLAVGHGMAGKIMVGGPWS from the coding sequence ATGCTGAGGGATTTTTGCACCTCAAAGGGGCTGCACAAGAGCGGCGTGCGCGAGATGATACTGCTCAAGTTCCTCTCCTCCGAGCATCATATCACTGCGGCCGAATTCTGGGAGAAGCTCAAAAAGGATCATCGCTCGCTCGACCTCAAGACCGTGCAGAGCGCGCTGTGCCTCCTGGTCGGCGCAGGTCTCGCGCGCGAGCTGAGACTCGAGGACGGTTCGCTCATCTACGAGCACGCCTTCGCGCACCGCCACCACGACCATCTCATATGCCGCCGCTGCGGCGAAATGATCGAGTTTGCGAACCCCGACATAGAGGAGCTGCAGGAGGAGGTCGCCGGCCGGCACGGCTTCGTGGTCGAGGATCACACGCTCTCGCTCTACGGGGTCTGCAGCCGCTGTGCGAAGAAGGCGGTCAAAGAGCCGCTCTCTGCGCTCTCCGTCGAGGAAGAGCTCACGCCGCTGGAGAAGCTCAAGCCGGGCCAGAGGGGCGTGGTCCGCCGCATCGATGGAGGCCGCGGGATTGAGAATAGGCTTGCGGCCATGAACATCAGGCCGGGCAAGCTCATCACCAAGATCAGCGCCATGCTCATGGGCGGACCCGTGGTCGTCTCGGTTGACGGAAGGCAATTGGCGGTCGGCCACGGCATGGCCGGGAAGATCATGGTCGGGGGGCCCTGGTCATGA
- a CDS encoding electron transfer flavoprotein subunit beta/FixA family protein, which translates to MKIGVLLKEVADTESLIEIAPDGKSIIADRIQWVINPYDEIALEEALRLRESLCGPTATASPEACRAVEVVIVTAGLVHAQETMRRALAMGADRGLRIDVEGLLPDPFFTATLLAAACRREGFDIVFAGKISTDAGWGQVHIGVAEMLSLPHVSPVEKFECDPAFKEAVCTRAAGAGVKEMIRVRLPALIGCEKSLNQPRYVSLPGILKAKSKPIAETNASELGVEVKSAMSIERLAPPPERRRGRMIAGRPRDAARELVRLLREEAKVI; encoded by the coding sequence ATGAAGATCGGCGTCCTGCTCAAAGAAGTCGCTGACACAGAGAGCCTGATCGAAATCGCTCCTGACGGAAAATCCATAATCGCTGACCGCATCCAATGGGTGATAAACCCATACGACGAGATCGCGCTCGAGGAGGCGCTGCGCCTCAGGGAATCTTTGTGCGGCCCGACCGCCACGGCTTCGCCGGAGGCGTGCCGGGCGGTAGAGGTCGTGATCGTTACGGCCGGCCTCGTCCACGCGCAGGAAACCATGCGCCGGGCGCTCGCCATGGGCGCTGACCGCGGCCTGCGTATCGACGTCGAGGGCCTTCTGCCGGACCCCTTCTTCACGGCGACGCTGCTGGCCGCAGCCTGCAGGCGCGAGGGGTTCGATATCGTGTTCGCGGGCAAGATCTCCACGGACGCAGGTTGGGGCCAGGTGCACATCGGCGTGGCCGAGATGCTCTCGCTTCCGCATGTCTCCCCGGTAGAGAAATTCGAGTGCGATCCCGCTTTTAAGGAGGCCGTATGCACGAGGGCCGCGGGCGCAGGAGTGAAGGAGATGATAAGGGTCCGGCTTCCCGCGTTGATCGGCTGCGAGAAGAGCCTCAACCAGCCGAGATACGTTTCTCTCCCCGGGATACTCAAGGCGAAATCAAAGCCGATCGCTGAGACCAATGCGTCGGAGCTCGGAGTTGAGGTCAAGAGCGCGATGTCGATCGAGCGGCTTGCGCCTCCTCCCGAGAGGAGGAGGGGGAGGATGATAGCGGGCCGGCCGCGAGATGCGGCCCGTGAGCTGGTGAGGCTCTTGCGGGAAGAGGCGAAGGTGATCTGA
- the ahcY gene encoding adenosylhomocysteinase has product MTSKDFKVKDMGLADFGRREIEVAQKEMPGLMAVREKYGPKKPLQGLRVTGSLHMTIQTAVLIETLRELGASVRWASCNIFSTQDHAAAAIAATGVPVFAWKGETLEEYWWCTYQALSHADKGPNLIVDDGGDATLFVHKGFELENYFEKNKKLPEITTNIKEEVVIENLLRRIHSESPKFWHGIVPEIIGVSEETTTGVGRLYQMMKEGKLLFPAYNVNDSVTKSKFDNLYGCRESLADGIKRATDVMVAGKVVLVCGYGDVGKGCCQSMRGFGARVLVTEIDPICAMQAAMEGFEVTTVADALSEADIFVTATGNRDVITADHMSKMKDQAIVCNIGHFDNEIQMDRLERTPGIKKVEIKPQVDRWVFPDGRSVFILAEGRLVNLGCATGHPSFVMSNSFTNQCLAQMALAKDKPKIAVYTLPKKLDEEVAKLHLDKLGVKLTRLTQEQASYIGVNVDGPYKSDHYRY; this is encoded by the coding sequence ATGACCAGCAAAGACTTCAAAGTCAAAGACATGGGGCTTGCCGATTTCGGGCGCAGGGAGATCGAGGTGGCGCAGAAGGAGATGCCCGGCCTCATGGCGGTGCGCGAGAAGTACGGTCCCAAAAAGCCGCTCCAGGGGTTGCGCGTCACCGGCTCGCTGCACATGACGATCCAGACCGCTGTGCTGATCGAGACACTCAGGGAACTCGGCGCATCTGTGCGCTGGGCGTCGTGCAACATCTTCTCCACGCAGGATCATGCCGCCGCGGCAATAGCGGCGACCGGCGTGCCTGTCTTCGCGTGGAAGGGCGAGACGCTGGAGGAGTACTGGTGGTGCACCTATCAGGCGCTGAGCCACGCAGACAAGGGGCCGAACCTCATCGTGGATGACGGCGGGGACGCCACGTTATTCGTGCATAAGGGCTTTGAGCTGGAAAACTATTTCGAGAAGAACAAGAAGCTCCCCGAGATAACGACGAATATCAAAGAGGAGGTGGTGATCGAAAACCTCCTCCGCAGGATTCACTCCGAGAGCCCGAAGTTCTGGCACGGCATCGTGCCTGAGATCATCGGCGTCTCGGAGGAGACAACCACGGGCGTGGGCCGGCTCTACCAGATGATGAAGGAGGGCAAACTCCTCTTCCCCGCGTACAACGTCAACGATTCCGTCACCAAGTCGAAGTTCGACAACCTCTACGGCTGCCGCGAGTCGCTCGCTGACGGCATCAAGCGCGCCACCGACGTCATGGTCGCGGGCAAGGTCGTCCTGGTCTGCGGTTACGGTGACGTGGGCAAGGGCTGCTGCCAGTCCATGCGCGGCTTCGGCGCCAGGGTGCTGGTCACCGAGATAGACCCGATCTGTGCGATGCAGGCGGCGATGGAGGGCTTCGAGGTCACGACGGTCGCGGATGCGCTTTCGGAGGCGGACATCTTCGTCACCGCCACCGGCAATCGCGACGTGATAACGGCCGATCACATGTCGAAGATGAAGGACCAGGCGATCGTCTGCAACATCGGGCATTTCGACAACGAGATCCAGATGGACCGGCTCGAGAGGACGCCCGGCATAAAGAAGGTGGAGATCAAGCCGCAGGTCGACCGCTGGGTCTTCCCCGACGGGCGCTCGGTGTTCATCCTCGCGGAGGGCAGGCTCGTGAACCTTGGCTGCGCCACCGGGCATCCCTCCTTCGTCATGTCCAACTCCTTTACGAACCAGTGTCTCGCCCAGATGGCGCTGGCCAAGGACAAGCCGAAGATCGCCGTCTACACGCTGCCTAAGAAGTTGGACGAGGAGGTGGCGAAGCTCCATCTCGACAAGCTGGGCGTGAAGCTGACGCGGCTCACACAGGAGCAGGCGAGCTACATAGGTGTCAACGTCGACGGCCCGTATAAGTCCGACCATTACAGATATTGA
- a CDS encoding LemA family protein: MQKKWIILGVILLVLIAFGGSCVGKYNQLMTLNESVTTAWAQVENVLQRRNDLIPNLVNTVKGYAAQEQKVFIDVTEARAKVGGATTIPDKVDANNQLTAALGRLMLVVERYPDLKSNQNFLALQDELAGTENRIAVERMRYNETVKAYNVFVRHFPNNVIAGIFGYARENVYFKAEDEAKAAPTVDFGMEPQGPKQ; encoded by the coding sequence ATGCAAAAGAAATGGATAATACTAGGAGTTATATTGCTGGTGCTCATAGCCTTCGGCGGCAGCTGCGTGGGCAAGTATAACCAGCTCATGACGCTCAACGAGTCCGTGACCACGGCCTGGGCGCAGGTGGAGAACGTGTTGCAGCGGAGGAATGACCTGATCCCCAACCTCGTCAACACGGTGAAGGGCTACGCGGCGCAGGAGCAGAAGGTCTTCATAGACGTGACCGAGGCGCGCGCAAAGGTCGGCGGCGCGACGACCATACCTGACAAGGTCGACGCCAATAACCAATTGACCGCGGCGCTGGGCAGGCTCATGCTCGTGGTCGAGCGCTATCCGGACCTCAAATCCAACCAGAACTTCCTGGCCCTCCAGGACGAACTCGCCGGGACCGAAAACCGCATAGCCGTGGAGAGAATGCGCTACAACGAGACGGTCAAGGCATACAACGTGTTCGTCCGCCACTTCCCGAACAACGTAATAGCCGGGATATTCGGCTACGCGCGCGAGAACGTGTACTTCAAGGCGGAGGATGAGGCGAAGGCTGCGCCTACGGTGGATTTCGGAATGGAGCCGCAGGGCCCAAAACAGTAG
- a CDS encoding ferrous iron transporter B, translated as MKRIVLIGNPNVGKSVVFTRLTGVHAIASNYPGTTVEFMSGQMLFQGKRAQVIDAPGMYSIEPACKAEEVAATMLSKADLVINVVDATNLERNLNLTLQLVEKGLPTVIMLNMWDETAHRGIKIDVEKLAARLGCAVVPTVAVTGEGIKQAIDALEAAPERSLRSIGEGERWKAIGEIISEVQSLTHHRHTLRQRIEDVALNPVGGLFIAAIVLVASFAIIRAIGEGLIRHVFDPLFELARGPLESLSAAIAGYPFLHDVLIGRLVDGQIDFGHSFGLLTTGFYIEIAAVLPYIIGFYLVLGFLEDLGYLPRFAVLLDRTMHHMGLHGYAIVPHLLGLGCNVPGIMATRNLESRRERFIAITLISIGVPCASLQAMIIGLVGARGLIYVFTVYFIIFLSWLFTGLVLARLVKRGFSPEHIIEMPPIRWPNASAFMKKFWMRTMYFLKEALPVVLAGVLVVNLLYAAGAFEWVAAAASPVVERLWGLPREAVVSMAMGFLRKDIAMGMLSPLGLSTRQLIVATVALAMTFPCVATFVMIAKELGLRLLMLSTIIMLIVAITAGALSNLALSFLM; from the coding sequence ATGAAGAGGATCGTCCTCATAGGCAACCCCAACGTGGGCAAGAGCGTGGTCTTCACCAGGCTCACCGGCGTCCACGCGATCGCTTCGAACTATCCCGGCACGACCGTCGAGTTCATGAGCGGCCAGATGCTCTTTCAGGGCAAGAGGGCCCAGGTGATCGACGCGCCGGGCATGTACTCGATCGAACCTGCGTGCAAGGCCGAGGAGGTCGCCGCGACGATGCTCTCCAAGGCCGACCTCGTCATCAACGTGGTCGACGCCACCAACCTGGAGCGCAACCTCAACCTCACGCTGCAGCTGGTGGAGAAGGGCCTCCCCACGGTGATCATGCTCAACATGTGGGACGAGACAGCCCATCGCGGCATCAAGATCGACGTGGAGAAACTCGCTGCGCGCCTGGGCTGCGCCGTCGTCCCCACTGTTGCGGTGACGGGCGAGGGGATCAAACAGGCGATCGACGCGCTGGAGGCGGCGCCGGAGAGAAGCCTGCGCAGCATCGGGGAAGGGGAGCGCTGGAAGGCGATCGGCGAAATAATCTCCGAGGTACAGAGCCTCACGCATCACCGCCACACCTTGAGGCAGAGGATAGAGGACGTGGCCCTCAATCCGGTGGGCGGCCTCTTCATCGCGGCCATCGTCCTCGTCGCCTCGTTTGCGATCATACGCGCGATCGGCGAGGGGCTGATCCGGCACGTGTTCGATCCGCTGTTCGAGTTGGCCAGGGGGCCGCTCGAGTCCCTCTCCGCCGCCATAGCCGGATACCCGTTTCTGCACGATGTGCTGATCGGCAGGCTGGTGGACGGACAGATCGACTTCGGCCATTCCTTCGGGCTTCTGACCACAGGCTTCTATATCGAGATAGCCGCCGTGCTGCCGTACATAATCGGGTTCTACCTCGTGCTGGGTTTTCTGGAGGACCTGGGCTATCTGCCGCGCTTTGCCGTGTTGCTCGACCGCACCATGCACCACATGGGGCTTCACGGCTACGCGATCGTGCCGCATCTTTTGGGTCTGGGCTGCAACGTTCCGGGCATCATGGCCACGCGCAACCTCGAGTCCAGGCGCGAGAGGTTCATCGCCATCACGCTGATATCCATCGGCGTGCCGTGCGCGTCGCTGCAGGCCATGATCATCGGGCTGGTGGGCGCGAGGGGACTCATCTATGTCTTCACCGTTTATTTCATCATATTCCTGTCGTGGCTCTTCACGGGTCTCGTGCTGGCGAGGCTCGTGAAGAGGGGCTTCAGCCCCGAGCATATAATTGAGATGCCGCCGATCAGGTGGCCCAACGCCTCCGCGTTCATGAAGAAATTCTGGATGAGGACTATGTATTTCCTCAAAGAGGCGCTGCCGGTGGTCCTGGCAGGAGTGCTGGTCGTCAACTTGCTCTATGCTGCGGGCGCGTTCGAATGGGTCGCCGCCGCCGCTTCTCCCGTGGTGGAAAGGCTGTGGGGGCTTCCGCGCGAGGCGGTGGTCTCGATGGCCATGGGTTTCCTGCGCAAGGACATCGCGATGGGCATGCTCTCGCCGCTAGGGCTCTCCACCAGGCAGCTGATCGTGGCGACCGTGGCCCTGGCCATGACCTTTCCGTGCGTGGCGACGTTCGTCATGATCGCCAAGGAGCTGGGGCTCAGGTTGCTCATGCTCTCGACGATCATCATGCTCATCGTGGCGATCACCGCAGGCGCGCTCTCCAATCTTGCCCTTTCGTTTTTGATGTAA
- a CDS encoding PhoU domain-containing protein: MVLKELLAIWHDKTPLAEIFKQFDEMIVIAKEMFERSTASLTDSGKIESSHVQLARMDSRLNTLQQVIRRDIVTHLTVQGVADVVPCLILMSLSKDVERIGDYCKNIDEIYRNAPNLLKDPLLTLLVDMRYKMLSWFDRTKLAFDNKDKEIARSTRAEAYKLEKDCDRYVWELARDNKERNAVAVALIIRFFKRVAAHLGNICTSVTMPIDKLDYFEKPGGKPGELIEDE, encoded by the coding sequence ATGGTCTTGAAGGAGCTTCTGGCTATCTGGCATGATAAGACGCCGCTCGCGGAGATCTTCAAGCAATTCGACGAGATGATCGTCATCGCGAAGGAGATGTTCGAGCGCTCCACCGCGTCGTTGACCGATTCAGGGAAGATCGAGTCGTCCCATGTCCAGCTCGCGAGGATGGACAGCAGACTCAACACCCTGCAGCAGGTCATACGGAGGGATATCGTAACGCATCTTACGGTGCAGGGGGTGGCCGACGTGGTGCCGTGTCTCATCCTCATGAGCCTCTCCAAGGATGTGGAGAGGATCGGCGATTACTGCAAGAACATAGACGAGATCTACCGCAACGCCCCCAATCTGCTCAAGGATCCGCTCCTGACGCTCCTGGTGGACATGCGCTATAAGATGCTCTCCTGGTTCGACAGGACCAAGCTCGCCTTCGACAACAAAGACAAGGAGATAGCCCGCTCGACCCGCGCGGAGGCATACAAACTCGAGAAGGATTGCGACCGCTACGTCTGGGAACTGGCGCGCGACAACAAGGAGCGCAATGCGGTGGCTGTGGCGCTCATCATCCGTTTCTTCAAGAGGGTGGCTGCGCACCTTGGCAACATCTGCACCAGCGTCACCATGCCGATCGACAAGCTCGACTACTTCGAGAAGCCCGGAGGAAAGCCGGGCGAGTTGATCGAGGACGAATAG
- a CDS encoding electron transfer flavoprotein subunit alpha/FixB family protein yields MMILVVAESEGGALKRHSAELIGKAASLVAPGGEVAAFVAGASGDALTRELGRAGADTVFAANASGNDARSGQALAQPLCAAVARFAPDCVLGSSTPFGADLLVRASMRLGVGMASDCTGISVEGEKVLFERPVYGGAAIAAVRLLSSPAFASVRPNSFSIPPAFDKLPAVSVVETVDAQGVRIERVEESEPGMVDLAEADRIVAAGRGIRNAENFGMIRDLARALGATVGASRAAVDEGWISHDHQVGQSGRAVSPALYIACGISGSIQHMSGMRSSKVVVAINSDPEAPIFSRVDYGIAGDMFEVVPALEEFIREMRRK; encoded by the coding sequence ATGATGATACTCGTAGTGGCGGAGTCAGAGGGGGGCGCTCTCAAGCGCCATTCGGCCGAGCTCATCGGCAAGGCGGCGTCGCTCGTGGCGCCGGGAGGCGAAGTTGCGGCCTTCGTCGCGGGCGCGTCCGGAGATGCGCTGACTCGAGAGCTGGGGAGGGCAGGCGCAGACACTGTGTTTGCTGCGAATGCCTCGGGCAACGATGCGCGTTCGGGGCAGGCGCTCGCCCAGCCTCTGTGCGCTGCCGTAGCTCGCTTCGCCCCCGACTGCGTGCTGGGTTCATCCACCCCCTTCGGCGCAGACCTCCTGGTCAGGGCCTCCATGAGGCTGGGCGTTGGGATGGCATCCGACTGCACGGGCATATCAGTGGAGGGGGAAAAGGTCCTCTTCGAGAGGCCTGTCTACGGCGGGGCTGCGATCGCAGCGGTGAGGCTTTTATCGAGCCCCGCGTTCGCCTCCGTGCGGCCGAATTCATTTTCAATCCCACCGGCGTTCGACAAGTTGCCTGCAGTTTCAGTCGTCGAGACCGTTGATGCACAGGGCGTGCGCATCGAGCGCGTGGAGGAGTCGGAGCCCGGCATGGTGGACCTGGCGGAGGCCGACAGGATCGTGGCCGCAGGCCGCGGAATCAGAAACGCCGAGAACTTCGGCATGATAAGGGATCTGGCAAGGGCGCTCGGGGCAACGGTCGGCGCTTCCAGGGCGGCGGTGGACGAGGGGTGGATATCGCACGACCACCAGGTCGGCCAGTCGGGCAGAGCGGTGAGCCCTGCGCTCTACATCGCCTGCGGCATCTCGGGATCGATCCAGCACATGAGCGGCATGCGCTCCTCCAAGGTCGTCGTCGCGATAAACAGCGATCCTGAGGCGCCGATATTCTCGCGCGTTGACTACGGGATCGCGGGCGACATGTTCGAGGTCGTGCCTGCGCTGGAGGAGTTCATAAGGGAGATGCGCCGGAAATGA
- a CDS encoding alkaline phosphatase family protein produces the protein MPTPRKKLAVVMLADGARADVLGEELARGNLPNIAGRLVEQGGSLPAVTSFPSTTGPAYLPFLTGCLPGTCNVPGIRWFDKAKYDSGSSFDRYRSYVGLESFCMARDMWKHIRTVFELIPDSVSIFNPIARGAEGSRNATRISRIWYWYYSHLTDRWAFTDEAALSKLRAELRKAPSYVFCVLPGIDEYSHLAHPRHESALARYRWLDSAVGKVVSDLSKAGLWEETAFFLVSDHGLSATHTHFCVNSFLERMGLPAFFYPLIFRKRGKLSANMVSGNGMAHLYFKNSDGWARHTVRDELERRSPSLIDALLEEEAVDIVAVRNNEGGADILSRRGEAEVRLDGAALHYRVKGADPFGYPPLPADLDSEQSLVRTLDTDYPDALFQIAHLITAPRSGDVMISATPGFDLRLKYEHPEHRASHGSLHQSHMRVPLITNQKLKYRPARTVDVFPTVLSMLGRPLPGHIDGALLEEVSGRDINS, from the coding sequence ATGCCTACGCCTAGAAAGAAACTTGCCGTCGTGATGCTCGCCGACGGTGCGCGCGCCGACGTGCTCGGCGAGGAGCTCGCCCGGGGAAACCTGCCCAACATCGCCGGGCGCCTCGTGGAGCAGGGGGGCTCGCTGCCCGCCGTCACGAGCTTCCCCTCAACCACCGGGCCCGCCTATCTTCCCTTTCTCACAGGTTGTCTTCCCGGCACGTGCAACGTTCCCGGCATACGCTGGTTCGACAAGGCGAAGTACGACTCCGGCTCCTCCTTCGACAGATACCGATCCTACGTAGGCCTCGAAAGCTTCTGCATGGCGCGGGACATGTGGAAACACATACGCACTGTCTTCGAGTTGATACCGGACTCGGTCTCGATCTTCAACCCGATCGCGAGGGGCGCCGAGGGCTCACGGAACGCGACTCGAATCAGCAGGATATGGTACTGGTACTACTCGCATCTGACCGATCGCTGGGCGTTCACGGACGAGGCCGCCCTTTCGAAGCTCAGGGCCGAACTCAGGAAAGCGCCCTCGTACGTGTTCTGCGTCCTGCCGGGGATAGACGAATATTCGCACCTCGCTCACCCCAGGCACGAGAGCGCGCTTGCCAGATACAGATGGCTCGACTCCGCGGTCGGCAAAGTGGTCTCCGACCTATCGAAGGCGGGGCTGTGGGAAGAGACCGCGTTCTTCCTCGTCTCGGACCACGGGCTCTCCGCGACGCACACGCATTTTTGCGTGAACTCGTTCCTGGAGAGGATGGGGTTGCCGGCGTTTTTCTACCCGCTCATCTTCCGAAAGAGGGGGAAGCTCTCGGCCAACATGGTTTCGGGAAACGGCATGGCGCATCTGTATTTCAAAAACAGCGACGGCTGGGCGCGCCACACGGTACGGGACGAGCTCGAGAGACGTTCCCCCTCGCTGATAGATGCGCTGCTCGAGGAGGAGGCGGTCGACATCGTGGCCGTCCGCAACAACGAGGGGGGTGCGGACATACTGAGCAGGCGGGGCGAGGCCGAGGTGAGGCTCGACGGGGCGGCGCTGCACTACAGGGTCAAGGGCGCCGACCCGTTCGGTTATCCTCCGCTCCCCGCTGACCTCGACTCCGAGCAGTCGCTCGTGCGCACGCTGGATACCGATTACCCGGACGCCCTGTTCCAGATCGCGCACCTCATCACCGCGCCGCGGTCGGGCGACGTGATGATATCGGCGACCCCTGGGTTCGATCTGAGATTGAAGTACGAGCACCCGGAGCATCGGGCCTCTCACGGTTCGCTCCATCAGAGCCACATGCGGGTTCCGCTGATCACTAACCAGAAGCTCAAGTACAGGCCGGCGCGCACGGTCGACGTATTCCCCACCGTGCTTTCGATGTTGGGCAGACCTCTGCCCGGCCACATAGACGGCGCGTTGCTTGAAGAGGTTTCTGGTCGCGATATTAACTCTTGA
- a CDS encoding deoxynucleoside kinase gives MATKYIAVAGNMGAGKSTLVKFLCDHFDLKPFFEPNDLNPFLKPFFKNMKRWAFHSQMHFLTHKFRIHRELDAYPGTVVQDRTIYEDAEIFARNLHRQGCMSKEEYRTYRELYEVMLEVINPPDLLIYLECPLDVLKKRISGRGRAIEKDVPGEYLRRLERCYRRWLARYDRSPVLVISSARKDYLEDFIDRQDLLDEVSRHI, from the coding sequence ATGGCCACCAAATATATAGCGGTCGCGGGCAACATGGGGGCGGGCAAATCCACGCTGGTCAAGTTCCTCTGCGACCACTTCGATCTGAAGCCGTTCTTCGAACCGAACGATCTCAACCCGTTTCTCAAACCCTTCTTCAAGAACATGAAGCGCTGGGCCTTCCATTCGCAGATGCACTTCCTCACGCACAAGTTCCGCATCCACCGCGAGCTCGACGCCTATCCAGGGACCGTGGTGCAGGACCGCACGATCTACGAGGACGCGGAGATCTTCGCCAGGAATCTCCATCGGCAGGGGTGCATGTCCAAAGAGGAATACAGGACGTACCGCGAGCTCTACGAGGTCATGCTCGAGGTCATCAATCCGCCGGACCTGCTCATCTACCTCGAGTGCCCGCTGGACGTTCTCAAAAAGCGCATCTCAGGCCGCGGCCGCGCCATCGAGAAGGACGTCCCCGGCGAATACCTGAGGCGCCTGGAGCGCTGTTACCGCCGCTGGCTCGCGAGGTATGACCGTTCGCCTGTGCTCGTGATCTCCAGCGCCAGGAAGGACTACCTCGAGGACTTCATCGACCGCCAGGACCTCCTGGACGAGGTGTCGAGGCACATTTGA